From the Nitrospirota bacterium genome, the window CAAGCTGTCTTGTATTTTTGTTTGAGCTCTTGAGTTCCGGTATCGCCCTTTTCCTATTGAACATTGTCGCAACGAATCCCGTCCCGGTTGCCTGCCCGATTGTTTTGTCCATATACTCTTTGACACCGCCGTGTTTTGCAAAGAAGGTATCTATGTAATCCCTTGATTCATCCGGCGGGATCCCAAGCTGCTTGCTCAATCCGAACGGGCTGATACCGTAGACAATGCCGAAGTTCACTGTCTTTGCGCGCCTTCTCATTTCAACTGTAACCTCATTGGCTGAACAACCGAATAGTTCTATCGCGGTCCTTGTGTGAATGTCGCCGTCATGCTGAAAGACCTCGATAAAGCCTTTGTCCCGGCTCAAATGCGCAAGCACGCGAAGCTCTATCTGCGAGTAGTCGGAAGAAAGAAGCAGGAAACCCTCTTCTGCTATAAAGGCCTCCCGTATCTTTGTGCCCCATTCACCCCTGATCGGGATGTTCTGGAGGTTCGGGTCAGAGCTGCTCAGCCTTCCGGTTGCGGTAATTGTCTGATTGAATGATGTGTGGAGCCTGCCTGTCTTTGGATTTACCAGCTTCGGAAGCGCGTCAACGTATGTGTTCTGGAGCTTTGACAATCCTCGGTATTCAATGATCTCTTTAGGAAGTTCATGCTCAAGCGCAAGCTGCTCAAGCACATCAATGTCTGTTGAATATCCTGTCTTGGTTTTTCTAAGGGTCCGCAGGCCGAGCTTTTCAAACAGAATCTCCTGAAGCTGCTTCGGCGAGTTGATATTGAATTCTTCGCCCGCGATAAAATAAATCCTCTTTTCAATGCTCGCAAGCTCCTGCGTCAGTTTTCTGGAAAAGGTATCCATCAAGGGGACATCGATCTTCACGCCAGCCATTTCCATGTCAGCAAGGACTTCAACCAAAGGCATTTCTATCTCATGAAATAATTTTGCAAGGCCCTCTATTTCAATCTTCGGCCCAAGATGGCTTTTCAATTTCAAAGTAACAGCAGAGTCTTCGCCTGAGTATTTTGCTGCGCTTTCTACTGAGACTTCCCTGAAATTAAGTTTGCCTTTATCGGTGACATCATTAAATAAAAGTTTTTTGATGCCGAGATATTCCATGCAGACGTCTTCGAGTCCATGATTTGTCTTGTTTGGATTCAAAAGATAAGAGGCGAGCATGGTGTCAAAGTTAATTCCCTGTAAATTCATTCCCTCATTTTTCAAAATGATGAAGTCGTATTTAATGTTGTGACCGGTCTTTTTAATCTCAGGGCTTTCAAGAATCGGTTTCAACTTCCCTAACACATATTCTTTAGATAGTTGTTCCGGCACGCCAAGATATGAATGGGCCAGCGGGACGTAAAAAGCTTTCTCAGGATGTATAGAAAAAGATATGCCGACAAGCTCCGCTGTAACCGGCGACTTGGAGGTCGTCTCGGTATCAATTGTTACCTCATCTTTTATTAATGAGAGAGCGTCTTCAAGGGTGTTTTTATCAAGGACAGTGATATATTCCGTTTTATCATCAGCGGATGTCTCCGGAACGAGCTTTATCAGACTGCTGAACTCGAACCTGCGGAAATACTCCATTAACTTTGCCCATTCCGGTTCACCGGGTTTCAGGTCTTTGACCTTTACATCAAGAGGAACGTCAGGATGGATCGTTGCGAGCTCTTTGCTGAGCTTAATGTTCTCAATATTGTCAGACACGGCTTTTTGCGCCTTGGCGTTTTTGATTTTGGAACGGTTTTGCAGGAGGTTGTCGAGGCTGCCGAATTCCTGCAAAAGCTTTACAGCGGTTTTTTCTCCGATGCCGGGGGCGCCTGGAATATTGTCTGACGTGTCTCCCATGAGGGCGATGATCTCAGGAAAGCGGGACGGCTCAACGCCAAAGCGTTCAAGGACGTCTTTCTCCTCAGTGATCTTCTCCTTCATGGTGTCATACAATTTGATCTTCGGGCTTACCACCTGACACATGTCCTTGTCTCCCGTGACGATAAAGACATCAAGCCCTTCCGCCTCTGCCTCTTTTGCAAGAACGCCCAATATGTCATCGGCCTCGTAACCGGGCTTTTCAATCGTCAGAATATTAAAAGCATCGATTATCTCCTTGATCAACGGGACCTGCTGCCTGAGTTCATCCGGCATTCCCGGACGGTGTGCTTTGTACGCCTCGTATGCTGCGTGTCTCGTGGTCGGGTGCGGCGTGTCAAATACTATCGCAAAATAATCAGGGTTTTTCTCTCTCAATATCTTTAATATCATGTTGGTGAAACCGTAAATCGCGTTGGTGGGAAAGCCGCTTGAATTGGACAGATTTCTGATAGCGTAGAATGCGCGGTAGAAGTAAGAATTGCCGTCAATGAGGTAGAGGGTTGGCATGGATTTAAGAGTATCAAATGTGTTACATTAATGCAATTAAAGCCCCGGTGCAATCGCTGAGCGGAGACTTTTTTTAATAAGCGATAATTATATTTGGATAATATTTTTTGTTTTGACTCCTGCAATTTTTTCTCTTATACTTTTAACCCTGAGTAGCAGTCTTAAATCACTTTTCTTTTAATACTAAATTTATTGAAGGAGTATAAAATATGAAACGCTCCATCTTTATGCTCTCCCTGCTCATTGCAGTGTGTTTCTGCATAGCATCTCTTCCTCATTACGCAATCGCTGTTCACGAAGAAGCCCCGGTACATGGCGAGCCTGCTATTAAAGAAGAGGTCCCCTTTGACACGCCTGTCGAAGAGATAGCCAAATATCTTGCCCCCATGAATGAATTAAACATATTCCCATGCGCAGACTGTCATGACGCAAGCTGGGAGACAAATTCTCAAAAACGCGAATTAGGGCCGCCGCACGATGAAACCCCGGGTAAGTTCCTGAACCACGACTCTGAAAACAGGTGGTGTCTTGATTGCCACAGCGCAAAAAGCAGAAATATGTTTCAGCTCTTAAACGGCAAGCTTGTCGAGTTCAAGGAATATTATAAAGTTTGTGAGCAGTGCCATAAGAGGATCTATCGTGAATGGAAGATGGGCGTACACGGCAAAAGGACCGGCATGTGGAATGGCGACAAGCAGTGGATGCACTGCACCCAGTGTCACAATCCGCACAATCCGCCGTTTCAGCCTATAAAGCCGATGCCGGCGCCGAGAAAACCCCTGAGTGTGAGATTAACGGATACGACCGAGAGCGTTGCTGCTGAGAGCAAGGCTGCTCACTAAAATATATTGGAGGCGGAGCAATGTCAGAAGATACAAAAGAAAAAAACAATAGCCTGATAACAAGGCGGAAACTTCTTGCCGGTCTTGCAGCTGGCGCTGCTGCACTTGCTTTACCAGTAAAAAACGCTGACGCCTATGTTGTTGAAGAATATTTAAGGCAGCATTTTAAACGGCTGACCCCTGAAGAATTAAAGGGCATCCTCAAAAAGACTGAAGAGGAATTATCATTTAAATACGGCAAGCAGATCAATGTAAAAGCGACCCCTCCAATGGACAATGTTTTATACGGCTACGCCCTCGACCTCTCGCGGTGTGTCGGCTGCAGAAGATGTGTATACGGATGCGTTAATGAAAACAATCTCTCCAGAAATCCCCAGATCCAATGGATAAAGGTATTGGAGTTTGAGAAAGAAAACCCAAAGTGGCAGATACTTGAAGAATCAAACCGCTATTATGAACCAGAACAAGTCCCTGAAAAGGGGAAATTTTATGTCCCTGTTCAGTGCCAGCAGTGCAAAAACCCGCCTTGCGTAAAGGTATGTCCTGTTCAGGCCACCTGGCAGGAGCCGGACGGGATAGTGGTGGTGGATTACAATTGGTGTATCGGCTGCAGGTTCTGCATGGCTGCCTGTCCGTACGGCGCGAGGAACTTTAACTGGGGCAAACCGTACGTGCCCAACGAGGAAATTAATCCCAACATGCATTATCTCGGCAACAGGCCTCAGTACAAAGGCGTGGTCGGCAAATGCACATTCTGTATTCAAAGGTCCAGAGAGGGCAGATACACGGCCTGTGTTGAGGCGTGCCCGGTCGGCGCGAGAAAGTTCGGCAATCTTTTAGATCCGAAAAGCGAGATACGCTATATACTTGAAAACCTGAAAGTGTTCAGACTGAAAGAGGAGCTTGATACCAACCCCAAATTCTTTTACTTTTTCAGCATGGGTATGCCGGTCAAAAGTTAAAAGAAATACTTTTCATAAAGGGAGATATTACTATGCCAGTGGATACAATAAACGGAATTGCAAGAACCATATTCAAAGGCAGCAAAGCTTACAAGACCTGGGTAGGAGTTCTGTCATTATTTGCGGCACTCGGGATTGGTCTATATTATATACAGGCAACTCAGGGTCTTATCGCAACTAACATGAGGGACCAGGTTTCCTGGGGCTGGTACATTGCCAACTTCACGTTCCTTGTCGGTGTTGCCGCCGCAGCCGTTGTGCTTGTCATTCCTTACTATATATATAAATACAAGCCTATCGGCGACATCGTGCTTATCGGCGAATGCATGGCGGTCGCCGCGGTCTCAATGTGCCTCATGTTCATCCTGCTTGACATGGGCAGCCCTGAAAGGTTCTGGCATCTTATCCCCGGTCTCGGCATCTTTAATTTTCCGCAATCTATTCTGACCTGGGACGTTGTCGTATTAAACGGTTACTTGGCCCTGAATTTATTCCTTGTAGTCTACGCACTTTCAAAAATCTATCAGGGTCAGGAATATAAAACGAAATTTATCTGGCCGTTCATTGTATTATCCATCCCTGCCGCGATCAGTATCCATACAGTTACTGCATTTTTATATCTCGGACTTCCGGCGAGGCCTTTCTGGAACGCAGCGGTATTGGCGCCAAGATTTATAGCCTCAGCATTCTGTTCAGGGCCTGCTTTTATGCTTCTTATTTTCCAGATAGTCAGGAAAAACACCAAATTGAACATCAAAGATGAGGCGCTTTTCAAGGTCGGGGAATTGATTACATGGGCGATGGCCTTTAACCTCTTTTTCCTCATAGCTGAAATATTCAAGGAGCGTTATTCCGCCACTGCTCATCTTGCCCCGATGAATTATCTCTTTTATGGACTTCACGGGCATGATCATCTTGTTCCCTGGATATGGACCGCGGTAATATTTAATTCAATCGCCTTTTTGATTTTACTGATGCCGTCTTTAAGGAAGAATTTCACAACGCTTAACATTGCATGCGTGCTGATCTTCATAGGGGTTTATATCGAAAAGGGCATAGGGCTGGTCTTCCCTGGTTTTGCCCCTGATACGTTGGGCGAAATATACGATTACATGCCTAATTCGCTTGAGCTTGTGATCTCCCTTGCCGTCTGGGCGATCGGGCTTTTGATTTTTACCGTATTCGCAAAAGTTACAATAGCAATAAAGACAGGCGAAATCGGCCACGCCGGCGCAGCTTCACACGAACACTAATAAACAATTTTTTTATCAGCGATGGCAGGAGGCAACAGCCTCCTGCCTTTTTTATTAATAAAAATGCCGCCGGAATCATCCCGGCGGCATATGGATCAACACTAAATTATAAGCAACTCTTAATCTGAATTATCTGAACAGGCGTTGCATTTCAACTCCTCAATCAGTCCCTTGTCATTCAAGTGCTTAACAATTGTGTCAACAGTCTCCGATAAGGTCAACCTGTTAGTCTCAACCACAATATCCGGGCAATCAGGCACTTCATAAGGATCGTTCACGCCTGTAAAGGACTTTATCTGTCCTGAAAGCGCTTTCTTGTAAAGCGACTTGGGGTCTCTTTCAATACAAACGCTTACCGGACAATTTACAAAGACCTCTATAAATTCATTTGCTTCAACAAGGCTCCTGGCGGTCTCCCGGTCTTCCTTAAACGGCGAAACAAAGGCACAGATGGTGATTATGCCTGCATCAACAAAGAGTTTTGCCACCTCCGCAATCCTGCGGATATTTTCCTGCCTGTCTTCCTTTGAAAAACCGAGGTCCCTATTAAGTCCGTGACGCATATTGTCGCCGTCAAGGACATATGTATGCGCACCCATTTCGTGCAGCCGTTTTTCAAGCTCACGGGCAATTGATGTCTTGCCGGAGGCTGGAAGCCCTGTCAGCCATATAACAACTGAGGCGTGCCCTTTGAGTTTCCTCCTGTCCGCTTTTGAAATCTCGAATGCCACCCAGTAGACATCACTCTTTGGTTTTTTTGAGTCCATAATTTTTCTCCTTATTAAAAATAAAATCTTACAAGTAACCCAGGTCCCTCAAACGTGCCTTGATTATCTCCGGATCTTCAGTTTCTTCAGAGGCTGCAAATTGAGCTGTCTCATCGGATTGCTGCGCCCGGTTCCTGTATAAAGAACTATCCACGACTTTTGTCATATCCTGCATATTCAGTTTTGTTCCAAGAAAGCTGCCGATATTTTCAGCTGCAGCAACAGGGTCATCTATCGCATCTGAATAATTCACATAGAGCACTTCCATGTTCTCCTGCTGCCCCATCCATTTCTTTACTTCTTCAAGATGGACCGAATAGTTTTGCCTTAAGACATTGTCATCAATATTGTCTTCCTTCTGCTGAAGCCTCGCGGCCATTTTTTTCTGCGAAGCCAGGATCTCGTCAATGCTTCTCAGCATAAATATGATCCTGTATCTGAATTTTTTATCCATATTCAGATACCGCAATAAGGGCGAAACTATTTTGACCACCTTGCCGCGCGCGAGATCAAGCCACGAGTTATCTTTCTCTAAGTCCTTCACCTTCTCAAACTCATAATATCCTTTCGGATTGTCCTCGTCGGGCTTCCTGATATTATCAATCAATAAAGGCATCTTACACGCGTCCAGCATTTTCATCATCATTGAAGTGCCTGAACGTGGGAGCCCGGAAACTACAATTATAGTGTCACCGGGATTACATCCATTTGATGGAACATTGGCCATTAGCTGTCTCCTCGTTATTTACATTTAAAAAAACAGAGCTCAGTCAAAAACCTGAACCCTCCTGTTTATAATATAACGGCAGAAACTGCCGGAAAGTTTAATGCCGGTTTGACTCTGATTTAACCTTCTTTTATACTGAAGCTGTGCAACTTAAATGAAGAAATACGAAATCAAGACATCTTCCGCTTTTAAACCTTCAATAGATTATTCATCGTATCTCAATTCTGAACAGCTCAACGCGGTAACGTCCGGCCACGGCCCGTCTCTTGTCATTGCCGGAGCTGGCTCGGGAAAGACAAGGGTTGTTACTTATAAGGTAGCATATCTTATGGAAAAAGGCATACCCCCTTCAAGAATAATGCTTCTTACCTTTACCAACCGGGCGGCGCGTGAAATGCTCCACAGGGTGGAGCTTCTGATAAAGGGAGAGGCAAGAAAGGTATGGGGCGGTACGTTTCATCACACCGGCAATATTATCCTCCGGCAATATGGCGATGAGGTCGGGCTGAACACCAATTTCACAATCCTTGACAGTGAAGACACGAAAGACCTCATAGACTCCTGTGTAGCCGAGCTTAACCTGAGGGCGGACAAGATGTTTCCAAAGGGAAAGATAATCCTTGAGGTCATTAATCGCGCAACAGGCTCTGAAAGGACGATTGCCGATGTAATTGAGAATGACTTCTCGTACCTTCTCGTTTTCGCGCAAGAGATAGAGAAGGTGAGTGAGCTGTATGTTAAAAAGAAGAAGGCCATGAGCCTCGTGGACTTTGACGACCTGCTTTATTACTGGAAAAAGATCTTAGTTGAGGCCCCGGCGATAAAAGAAAAACTTTCAGACAGGTTTCTCTACATCCTTGTGGATGAATATCAGGACACAAATAAAATCCAGGCGGAGATAGTCGACCTTATGGCATCAAAACACAGAAACCTCATGGTGGTCGGGGATGACGCCCAGTCCATTTATTCTTTCAGGGGCGCGTGCTTTGATAACATAATAAACTTCCCGGAGAGATATCCCGACGCAAAGATCTTCAAACTCACCACAAACTACAGGAGCACCGAAGAAATCCTGGCCCTTGCAAATGAGAGCATCTCCTGCAACAGGAGGCAATTCCCGAAGTCACTGGATTCGGTCCAGAGAAGGGGCGCCCTGCCCGCGCTCGTGCCTCTTCAAAATTTATCGCAGGAAGCGGAGTTTGTATCGCAGCGGATACTCGACCTCATTGACGAAGGCGTGCCGCTGAAAGACATTGCGGTCCTCTACCGTTCGCATTATCAGTCCATGGAATTACAGATGGAGCTGACAAGGAGAAGGATACCGTACGAGGTGCGGTCGGGCATGAGGTTCTTTGAACAGGCGCACATAAAAGACATCATCTCATACCTGAGGGCCGCCTTAAATCCGATGGATGAGATTTCCTGGACCAGGATTTTGAAGCTCATCCCCGGTATAGGAAACGTGACCGCAAAAAAGGTCTGGGAATTCATCAGGGCCTCGGAACATCCCTTTGAGACGGCAGTGTCGGAGGACATCACAAAGATGCTTTCACGCAGGGCAAAGGACAACTGGAAGACATATAAAACAAGCCTTGAGACGTTAAAAGACGAAACCGTTTTAAACCACCCCGCAGAGGCAATAAGGGAGATACTTGAGAGTGGTTACATTGCCTACCTGCAAAGCAATTATGAAAACTACGAAGACAGGCTGGAGGACATCGAGCAACTGTCAAATTACTCCGGGCACTTTCAATCCACAAGAGAATTTCTGAGCGACCTTGCCCTGCTGACAAGTGTTCAGGCAGAAGATGTAGTCGAGCCGGAAGAAGAATCTGAATCGATTGTCCTCTCTA encodes:
- the polA gene encoding DNA polymerase I; translation: MPTLYLIDGNSYFYRAFYAIRNLSNSSGFPTNAIYGFTNMILKILREKNPDYFAIVFDTPHPTTRHAAYEAYKAHRPGMPDELRQQVPLIKEIIDAFNILTIEKPGYEADDILGVLAKEAEAEGLDVFIVTGDKDMCQVVSPKIKLYDTMKEKITEEKDVLERFGVEPSRFPEIIALMGDTSDNIPGAPGIGEKTAVKLLQEFGSLDNLLQNRSKIKNAKAQKAVSDNIENIKLSKELATIHPDVPLDVKVKDLKPGEPEWAKLMEYFRRFEFSSLIKLVPETSADDKTEYITVLDKNTLEDALSLIKDEVTIDTETTSKSPVTAELVGISFSIHPEKAFYVPLAHSYLGVPEQLSKEYVLGKLKPILESPEIKKTGHNIKYDFIILKNEGMNLQGINFDTMLASYLLNPNKTNHGLEDVCMEYLGIKKLLFNDVTDKGKLNFREVSVESAAKYSGEDSAVTLKLKSHLGPKIEIEGLAKLFHEIEMPLVEVLADMEMAGVKIDVPLMDTFSRKLTQELASIEKRIYFIAGEEFNINSPKQLQEILFEKLGLRTLRKTKTGYSTDIDVLEQLALEHELPKEIIEYRGLSKLQNTYVDALPKLVNPKTGRLHTSFNQTITATGRLSSSDPNLQNIPIRGEWGTKIREAFIAEEGFLLLSSDYSQIELRVLAHLSRDKGFIEVFQHDGDIHTRTAIELFGCSANEVTVEMRRRAKTVNFGIVYGISPFGLSKQLGIPPDESRDYIDTFFAKHGGVKEYMDKTIGQATGTGFVATMFNRKRAIPELKSSNKNTRQLGERLAINTPVQGSAADIIKISMLNIWRRLKKENLKTRMLLQVHDELLFEVPEGEKDIIMPLVKEEMENAVKLDVPIKVDIGIGKNWAGAH
- a CDS encoding 4Fe-4S dicluster domain-containing protein, yielding MSEDTKEKNNSLITRRKLLAGLAAGAAALALPVKNADAYVVEEYLRQHFKRLTPEELKGILKKTEEELSFKYGKQINVKATPPMDNVLYGYALDLSRCVGCRRCVYGCVNENNLSRNPQIQWIKVLEFEKENPKWQILEESNRYYEPEQVPEKGKFYVPVQCQQCKNPPCVKVCPVQATWQEPDGIVVVDYNWCIGCRFCMAACPYGARNFNWGKPYVPNEEINPNMHYLGNRPQYKGVVGKCTFCIQRSREGRYTACVEACPVGARKFGNLLDPKSEIRYILENLKVFRLKEELDTNPKFFYFFSMGMPVKS
- the nrfD gene encoding polysulfide reductase NrfD encodes the protein MPVDTINGIARTIFKGSKAYKTWVGVLSLFAALGIGLYYIQATQGLIATNMRDQVSWGWYIANFTFLVGVAAAAVVLVIPYYIYKYKPIGDIVLIGECMAVAAVSMCLMFILLDMGSPERFWHLIPGLGIFNFPQSILTWDVVVLNGYLALNLFLVVYALSKIYQGQEYKTKFIWPFIVLSIPAAISIHTVTAFLYLGLPARPFWNAAVLAPRFIASAFCSGPAFMLLIFQIVRKNTKLNIKDEALFKVGELITWAMAFNLFFLIAEIFKERYSATAHLAPMNYLFYGLHGHDHLVPWIWTAVIFNSIAFLILLMPSLRKNFTTLNIACVLIFIGVYIEKGIGLVFPGFAPDTLGEIYDYMPNSLELVISLAVWAIGLLIFTVFAKVTIAIKTGEIGHAGAASHEH
- the cysC gene encoding adenylyl-sulfate kinase, producing the protein MDSKKPKSDVYWVAFEISKADRRKLKGHASVVIWLTGLPASGKTSIARELEKRLHEMGAHTYVLDGDNMRHGLNRDLGFSKEDRQENIRRIAEVAKLFVDAGIITICAFVSPFKEDRETARSLVEANEFIEVFVNCPVSVCIERDPKSLYKKALSGQIKSFTGVNDPYEVPDCPDIVVETNRLTLSETVDTIVKHLNDKGLIEELKCNACSDNSD
- a CDS encoding sulfotransferase domain-containing protein, whose protein sequence is MANVPSNGCNPGDTIIVVSGLPRSGTSMMMKMLDACKMPLLIDNIRKPDEDNPKGYYEFEKVKDLEKDNSWLDLARGKVVKIVSPLLRYLNMDKKFRYRIIFMLRSIDEILASQKKMAARLQQKEDNIDDNVLRQNYSVHLEEVKKWMGQQENMEVLYVNYSDAIDDPVAAAENIGSFLGTKLNMQDMTKVVDSSLYRNRAQQSDETAQFAASEETEDPEIIKARLRDLGYL
- a CDS encoding ATP-dependent helicase — protein: MKKYEIKTSSAFKPSIDYSSYLNSEQLNAVTSGHGPSLVIAGAGSGKTRVVTYKVAYLMEKGIPPSRIMLLTFTNRAAREMLHRVELLIKGEARKVWGGTFHHTGNIILRQYGDEVGLNTNFTILDSEDTKDLIDSCVAELNLRADKMFPKGKIILEVINRATGSERTIADVIENDFSYLLVFAQEIEKVSELYVKKKKAMSLVDFDDLLYYWKKILVEAPAIKEKLSDRFLYILVDEYQDTNKIQAEIVDLMASKHRNLMVVGDDAQSIYSFRGACFDNIINFPERYPDAKIFKLTTNYRSTEEILALANESISCNRRQFPKSLDSVQRRGALPALVPLQNLSQEAEFVSQRILDLIDEGVPLKDIAVLYRSHYQSMELQMELTRRRIPYEVRSGMRFFEQAHIKDIISYLRAALNPMDEISWTRILKLIPGIGNVTAKKVWEFIRASEHPFETAVSEDITKMLSRRAKDNWKTYKTSLETLKDETVLNHPAEAIREILESGYIAYLQSNYENYEDRLEDIEQLSNYSGHFQSTREFLSDLALLTSVQAEDVVEPEEESESIVLSTIHRAKGLEWSRVFMIGLADGSFPTSKSMGSLQGEEEERRVFYVAVTRAKDELYLCYPVMDDRWQGGSIIKRPSQFIQELPERTYEKWEIEGQEAG